gatcgaaaaagaagggaaaaaaccacCAGTTTCATATAATCGGAGCTGCAAGAGCTGGGATGCACAGTcttgagagttgagagaagaGCTTGTGGAGAAAGGgtttgaatgatattgtgatgGAATGGGAATGGAAAAGCACACGTGCTTAACAATTGTGCTGACAGGTGTTTTCCTGAAGAACGATGGTGTTGCCACATGTTTTCGTGAAGGGGAGAAAGTAGCAATTTTAGAGTACTATTTAGAATGTTTTTGGTACAACTTGTCATAGCTGTGTTAGTCCTACTCTTGTTGGTTTATATATAAgagtaataatatatatatatatatatatatatatataaaacatacgAAGTTTCAACAAGTTCACTGGTACGGTGGCACCCCTCCTTTACACATAGATTCGCCCCTGGTTACTAGTAATTGCATCTAAAAAACATATGTACAAACAATTAATTTATTGTTGTTAATTCCGCTAACTATCATTTTTGAGGTATTGTATTCGCATAAATTGTAGCCAACTCTTATAATTAATTGGTGTATTGCCTTATTCTTATATTTATGCCCTTTGACCGTTCTTTACTTCTATTTTTTCACATGACATGTTCAATAACAtaagattaaaatatatttgaatatatttcacatatcttcaatataaaaccacaaaattcaaaattgttcCTTATTTTGCTGAACTCTTAATAAGTTAAAACCggaaaaacaaattgaaacggagaaAGCATTATTTTTAATACAGCTGCAATGTGGTAGTCCATTTATTATCCTTGACTTAGCTTCTAGTAGTTGCTGATTTTACGAAAGGCACGAACATGTAATCCTCCATCTATATGAAGCTGAAGCATAGTTTTGTAGTTCACAGGCTTTGTGTCATCACTCAATTTGAATACAAAGAATTGCATTAAAACTGCAGCAGTAATCTTCATGTTCTTGTATGCAAATTCCTTTCCAATACATATCCTTGGACCAGCCTGTGTGAGTGTATATCCAAACAATAATATTTCACACGTCAGATGTAATTTAAACGTGTGGTGATAATAAGATTATGTCGTTGGATGAATGTGAGAGGAGAATCCAGAATCTAAAGTGAAATGAGTCATGTGATTTTAGTTAATTCATGATGCATGTATATTTTAAGCCCTTTTTTGTTTTGCATATGTGCGCCAACAATTGGAAGTGAACATTATGCAATGTATTCGAAATAATATCTCAAATGGTTAGTCAACTCAGATAATCACTCAACTTTGATTTCTAACTCAAAAGTTACTCAACTATAGGTTCTTTTCACAAAAAGTCACCCGACTTTgatttttaactcaaaagtACTGAATTATGGGTTTTTTCCCCACatatatcaaatcaattaaataagttaaatgaCTTTGTAAGTAAATACTCATACTTTGAGTgatttttgagttaaaaatcacaagttgagtgactttctatTGAAAAAACCTCGTAGTTCAGTCACTCTATGTGGAAACAGCTCATAGATGAGTCACTTCCTATGAAAAGAGCTAATAGTTGAGTGTCTTTTTGTGAAAAGAGCTCGTAGtggagtgacttttgagttaaaaaaaGTAGAAtgattttatgaaaaagaatGCATAGTTAAGTGACCATTTGAGATATTATCTCTGCATATTCAAACATCATGTTTATAGTTATGTTTAGTTAACAGACCTGGAAGGCAGTAAATTTGAAGGGGCTTTCTTGCTTAAAGGAGCCATTCTCATCGAGCCATCGTTCTGGCTTGAATTCTTCAGCGTCATCACCCCACAGATATTTCATCCTACCCATCGCGTATGGTGGGTACGCTACCATATCTCCTTTCTTCACATTATATCCGTCTGGAAATACATCATCTTGAAGGCATACTTTGGCATTCTGGATTCATGAAATGTAAACCCCGTGTTAGAACTAGCAGGGGACTTTGAGATAAGAAAATAAGtgttgagaatataattaaataataaaaatatgctCTCTCTAACAGCTTAAACTTTTAGATAAAATGGTCACAACTTCAACAAAGTATCAGAGCAGACAGAGATACTGGGATTGAATCTCACCGCCACccatatcaaaaaaaattttcaCGGGCTTGGAAAAATCAGGTCCGCATGTGAGGTGATAAATAAGTGTTGAAGTATTTTTTGTCTACTTATGTTTACCACGGGAATGGCTGGATATAGTTTGATAGTCTCGGAAAGAAAGATGAGATGGTCACATGCTTCAACAATAAGTTTTTTATGTTTACCACGGGAATGGGTGGATATAGTATGATAGTCTCAGAAAGAAAGATGAGATGGTCACATACTTCAACAATAAGTTTTATGTTTACCACGGGAATGGCTGGATATAGTATGATAGTCTCGGAAAGAAAGATGAGATGATTACATACTTCAACAATAAGTTTTTTATGTTTACCACAGGAATGGCTGGATATAGTCTGATAGTCTCGGAAAGAACAGCATGAAGGTAATGCATCTTATCCACTGCTTCCTCTTTCAGATTGGCTGCAAAATCTGAAATTGTTCCGCTGCCTCCTTTCGTATTCgttgtttctttgatttcttcAGCCAGTTTTTCCTGCACATGTGGATACCTGCAGAGCATTAAAATAAACCACGCGAGTGTCGTTCCTGTTGTGTCTTTACCACCACCCATGAAGTTTATCAGTATATCTCTCAAGTACTTTGGATTCGTCGAAGAGTAATGCCAGAACCTTGACATAATGTTCTCTGCTTTCTCCTGTAAAATGTTCACAATCaacaaattaacttaattgtttAGAAAGAGGACGAAAAGTTCAAATGATCACAACTTACAGTGGGATCGCATTGTTGTGAAAGCTGTTCAGCTTTGCTACGAATAAGCTTATACATGTACTCGTCTATGATTTCCATACTTTTCCTCAACTTTGCTTCGGAACCAAAATTCAATGCCTTCTTTAATTTCCAGAACATATCAATGTATCGCAAAAGACTCATTTCACTCGCGTCATCAAGTGCTTTGATGAATCTGTTAGCCCCTTCCTCACATGAACCACATACACTGTCAAGTTCAATCCCGAAAGCAACTTGAAATACTGAATCCAAACTTGACTTCAAAAGCAAATCCTACAAaatagacatatatatatatatatatatatatatatatatacatatgatggTTATTGATTAAGTACGTAGCTAGCATGACGTTATAGAAGACATGATTTGTTTAATAAAGCTGAAGTAGCTCACTTGAATATCTACTGTTTCTTTTGAATTTGCGGATTCATCTAAGATGTTAGCAAGCTTGACTACATTTTTGCTGAAGATAACACAATTAACTTCCCTTATAACCCTTTTCGAGAACTCAGGGCTTGAAACTTTCCTCTGTTCTTTCCATTTCTCACCGTCTACAGTAAACATACCGTCTCCATAAAAGTCTTTTAGAATCTCATGATGGTAATCTCCCTGCACAAACATTTTTTTGGAGTCAATCCATCTGTCCCAGTTTATATGACACAGTTCAAATTTCGTGAGTCAAACAGTTTAACTATATTACACTACTTATGTGGATACTACCTTTCCATAGTTGTCGAAATTGGTTTTTAGAATGTACTCAATGTTAGCTGGATCAGAAGTGTATATCTCTCTCCGAAATGGGCTCTCAAGTCGATAAGTCTTGTATTTTGCAGCAAGATCTGCCATGTGATCGTGGATACGATGAAAGTTTATGAGTTGCTTCGTCGTAGAATCAACAATTGGATGGtatttctttttccctttttgctTTTCTCCTAG
This portion of the Solanum pennellii chromosome 12, SPENNV200 genome encodes:
- the LOC107006957 gene encoding cytochrome P450 704C1-like, which gives rise to MSKLGEKQKGKKKYHPIVDSTTKQLINFHRIHDHMADLAAKYKTYRLESPFRREIYTSDPANIEYILKTNFDNYGKGDYHHEILKDFYGDGMFTVDGEKWKEQRKVSSPEFSKRVIREVNCVIFSKNVVKLANILDESANSKETVDIQDLLLKSSLDSVFQVAFGIELDSVCGSCEEGANRFIKALDDASEMSLLRYIDMFWKLKKALNFGSEAKLRKSMEIIDEYMYKLIRSKAEQLSQQCDPTEKAENIMSRFWHYSSTNPKYLRDILINFMGGGKDTTGTTLAWFILMLCRYPHVQEKLAEEIKETTNTKGGSGTISDFAANLKEEAVDKMHYLHAVLSETIRLYPAIPVNAKVCLQDDVFPDGYNVKKGDMVAYPPYAMGRMKYLWGDDAEEFKPERWLDENGSFKQESPFKFTAFQAGPRICIGKEFAYKNMKITAAVLMQFFVFKLSDDTKPVNYKTMLQLHIDGGLHVRAFRKISNY